In Siniperca chuatsi isolate FFG_IHB_CAS linkage group LG24, ASM2008510v1, whole genome shotgun sequence, the DNA window GTCCAAAAGATTCTCCATGAAAGGTTTGTTAGAATAACAAACAGGATTTCAATAAGTAATAGGTATTTCTTCAGACTCCTGGTTCAGAAGTACAGGTAATTATTTCTTAGTGTGCTTTAAACACTAGATTAATTCCATATCTAATTTTATTGATTAACTCCACCCATCTAGCACTTCGGCaggctaaacaaacaaaacatgataaGGCATGATAACATAATATGATAACTGTACCCTGCTGCGACTGAGGTCTGTGCCAGTGTTGATTGCACAATACATCTGACCCCATCAGTCTGACTGCTCTGATCAAAAACATCCTGTGCTGGGAAATGCCAAAAAAGCCAAtaatctccttctctcttccagGAAATGGTTAGAACCAGACTTTCAGGAGTCGGTATGTCGTCAGCGTGCGGTTGTGGCTTCAAAGACCTGCCGAGCAGCTGTCATGTCAACCGCCAATGGGATCCTCACTGTCCTAAAGGCTTGGAATGGCATTTATAGTCCAGATGTGGTCTTCTCTATGGGTGTACTTTGCCCAGGTGAAGACACAGCCGAGCACAATGTGTGACAAACATTGTAATGGGCAACGGGTAGTATGTGCAGGGATGAAGTTTATgtttaagaaacattttaaatgaggGATCAATATCCAAATCCACATTTTAGTTCTCCTGATTTTGACTTATCTAACTAGTGTTAAAATGTGATTGTCTTTGGCTACTTGTAGGTTACTACAACCTCCCAGATGACATCGTCCTCTCAGTTCCAGTAACCTTCACAGACGGTAAATGGTCTGTGCTGTCTGATGTGACTGTTGGAGACGAGTTGAAGGAGAGACTTCAGCTTTCTGCAAGTGAACTCAGGCAGGTATGTCAAGTTACAAAATTAACGACGGATGTTGCACAATACACATTTCAAAAAATGCTTCTAAAAAAGGTACTAAcagagttgtttttctttcccagGAAAAAGAACTTGGATCAGAAAATTCCCTATTGTTATGAATACAGAAGACCGCTgataagacataaaaaaaattgcatattGACAACACAGACTAAAAACATAGGCTGGAAATTGGTTAAAATGATCAAAGGAAATAATCCAGATACATTTCAGTGACACATCTtaagtttttttcagtttgttcttTTATTCTCTTACTTTCACATGTGGAGTTGCAGTTTTATTTGACCAGTTTAATGACAATAAATCTTTTCCACTTCATGAAACTCATCCATAGCTGTTATATTTTTAGATGTAAAAGATCAAACTGAGTACTTTATGGAAAAAGGAGAAATTAGAAAAtatattcctttttttaaaattgtacagTTCAGTAggtgcttttttttaataattcaaGAAGCAATATTTGAAGCATATCACACACTACTACCATACACAAACTAGTCTGTTAATATCCTCTAAATCTGATGTTATCACTTGCCACCCATTTCCATTTACAGTTGGGTAGTCTTAAAAATGAGGACACATCAAAACATGTATTCCCCTGGTTggtaattaaatattaaacaaacgGAATTTAATGGGCTCTTTTAACCTGAAACAttcaaattgatttttttttctcacaaattGTGCAGTACTTTGTCAGTTGACAAGGAGAACTTGAACAGAGTGCTGTTTTTACATGCAGAATATACACGTTCTACACTATACACAAGGAGGCATTGACTGAAAAAAGTAAAGGTTAGTACAAATACAATGCACTACGACAAGTCGGGATATGGACACATATTCTGCAATGCTATATTCAATTTGTACAACCCACCCCTGAGATTTGGATGCTGAGTGGTTTACAAAAGCAAAACTGGCCTCTTTATACAGTCGAGTATAGTACTAGATTTCTTTTTGTCATGTAAACCATTTTCCACAAATCCCCTGCAATGGCCAGATACATAATGTGTAATTTAACTATTATGTCcctccaaaaacagaaaacaaatctgcTCCAGTAAAAGTAACATTCTTTTGAAAATTTACCTCAAATATTGATCATGGTAAATACATGCGTGATGTATGGCATGCATGGACTTGTCGTGGCACAAAGGAGGTTATTTTGGTAGATATACATATCCCAGTTATGACTATACATGTACAAATAGTTGGGTATAGATGGGCCTATCTGACAAGAAGCCTGTGTTTTCCAACAAAGTTGTAGATCAAGAATAAATTCAATTACATATGGACCAATTACATATGGATGTATGAAATTAAAATCTATTCACAAGTATTAATAAAAATGAGGCATCAATAACAGAGAGGAAATTCAGGAACATTTCTTTTATCTTGCCACATCAAAGTCACTTATGTGTATGGGTAAAGATCTACTACTGGTCAACATCCAACAATGTCAAAGATTAAGTTTCCATTTCTAGGCAACAAGTGAAAGACCACTACTGACTGAATGCTTCTGTCAAAACTGTAACCTTGGACACCTTGGAGATTAGGATAAAGTGAAGGATAATACTATTGTTTTACCAAGTCTAACTCTGGGAATACACAACTACATGTTAAACCTGGACATCTATGGTGTCATTAAAATGATTATCATACAATCATTATGGGCAACTGAAGTGATCAAATTTACTTTTAAACTCCTCCTCAACAATAAAGTTTCATCGACGGACCgttacatttattaattaaataattaaataatttatagcATATATTAATAGTTATATAATCCAACATCTCAACTCTTCATAACACCATCTAGATAAACATCTGCTTGTGAATGAAAACAAGGTGGGAGGGTTAAGCTCTTAGCCAATGTAGAAAATAAAGGCATCATTATTGTGACATGAGACTGAACATGGACAAGGTTTTCACTACGCAGTAAGAAATTTGCTTGCTAATTTCAATGCTAGATGATAAAGCAAAACCAGATCTAAAAATGCGTTGCAACCCCTGACAATAATGATGTCTCTATAACTGTTAACCCAAGCCAGTTCTGCCCAGAACGCATCGAGTAATCTCAACCATCTCCCACACAATCACCAACCAGTCGTATTAAACGCCAAACTCTGAgataaatgttttgtatatagCAGTATGTATGGATATAATGTAGttctaatgtaaaaataaaaacaaaacagttgtgGGGGCTGGGGGAGGCAACAGGGAAGCTATGACTGTGGTTGATGCTGAGGAGATGGAGGTGTCTCTGGAGCTCCTGAGGCTCCTCCCACCACCTGTCTGTCAGAGCTGAGGTCCAGCCCCTCATCCAACTGCTCCAgttcactttggtccagaagcTCAAAGTCCTCTTCCTCGGTTGGAACTAGCGTGTCGTCAGGCATCTCCTCGCCGGCGCCGCTTTCTGTCGTAATCGCCTCATCCGGGTCCCCGTCAGCCCCCAGCGCCCCTATtgtagtaattgtagtgttagcAGTGGTGTCAGTGGGTTGGTTGGAGGTCTCGAGAGCACCCGGTGGGATTTCAGTGGGAAGAAACTCAGCCAGTGTGGGCTCCTCACTGGCCTCACTGGAACGCAGCAGGGCTGACAGAGTGTTCTGCACCACAGTGGAGATGGCTGTGCTCACTATCTCCTCGCTCAAGGCCTCCAAAGACCGCTGTGCACCCTGGGTCACtgcttccttctcctctccctcctgccCCCCTGCTTCCTCCCCTGCGCCTGGCACAGGCAACATGCCCTCCTCACTCCCAGGTGGTCGTCCATGTCCGTTGAAGTGTGTGTTCACAAAGTGGAGCGGAGATGCTAGGTGCTGGATAAGGAGGCTGGCGGGGCTCAATGGTTCCCCCTCTGATTGAGCACCAGGCTGGGCTCCGTCACCCTGGCCGGGGCCTCGCAGAGGGAAGTGGAGCAGGTTGTGCTCGATGGACGGAAACTCCTCAACTGAGGGGAACTCAGGGAGATCCCGCAGGTAGGACTCCTCTGGTTCACTGTGTAAACTCTGCTGGTCCAGGTCTGCAGTAGAAATGagacagtggaaaaaaaattcTCAACTGACTTGAGCGTTTAAACCAAATATAATTTATAGAACACTTCACAGATCaagatgtttttggttttaaaaacaagacagaaaaagtgAATATACCAGGAGGTGAGGGCAAATTACACAAGAGAGGAGGTAACAGCAATAaatcacaaatatacagtatgttgctcTGTTTACTAGAGTGCAGACTTGAGCTGAAAATCCTGTAATTACCCAGTTATAAAGAAAACCACTGATGCACAGAGCCACTGAAGCatgacaaaggaaaaaaacatctgcatgCACACTTTACTTACGAGCTAAATACTCGTTTTCTGCTGGCAGACCAGCATTGTGGCTATAATATGATCTGGCTCCAGAGCTGAACTGACTCCCTATCTTTCCTCCCAGGCAAAAAATTCTGACGTTGATATGAGTGATCATTTACCTTCAGAGACATCAGTGAGTTGAGGAGTGGTGGCTCTGGACACTGAGAACCCTCCACTCTCCAAGATGGATGCCTCCTCATCTGACAACTCTGAGTCTGTGATGGCCATTGCCAGAGCTGTAGTCTTCACATCCACCTgaccaacaaaaacacagcgTTATATCACtgctaaaacacaaacatatcatCATCCCCCTTTCCATAATCGCCTTTATTGGAATCCTGAggtaaaaatacaacagaaaaacaaaacaatacaaggGTGAATATAAGTAAGACTTTGACATCAAGAGTTCATCATTATGTGAATTTACACATGCAACAGCAGGCATGAACTCCCTGCTGGGGACTGTGACCTTCAAGTACTGAGAATCACAGCAGTAAACCAGTCAGATAAATttgtcatttacatttaaattcttAAATTTGCACTGTGCTCTGCAGACTTCTTTCCATAGACACAGCATTGTGACTTAATACCTGACTTTACATTGAAAGTGTCAGTTGCTGAATAGAAGTACTATGTAAGTCCTACAGTAATGGAATGTGGTAGTACCTGAAATATATTCCTTGAAGACATTTACTGCTCCACACTACAGAGCTCCATTCTCATTCCAGCTTAATTCATAAAAGCCAAGGCACAGCACATGCCCTGCTCCCAACACTACTGCTGCTTCCTCAGTTGGTCTTATGCTATACATACCCTCAGAAAAGTCTACTCTATGTGGCAGTGTAATGTGGGATGAGGTTTCAGGTGTGTGTCCATACCGTTGGGGCGAAACAGGACAGCTCCTCCTCACTCTCACtttctgtttcagctctagGTTCgtccccctcctccacctccttcttcacctctgttaaaacacacacacacacttttaaaatgtcaccCTGGAGAACCCGATAGTAACAAAAGACTGTGAGAGCTGATTCAAAGGCAGAATGGCACTCGGTTTTATGTCATACTTTCAGAATGAGCAACAGTGCATGTGTAACATCCCGTTACACTGGGAGATATGGGATCTAGGTACAAATGTAACCAGAGAGACTTAATCACACTTTCTTGATATTCAACACAGTTCTATttacataattatttaaattattatatttgcaGTGGtttgcttctgaggttgggtaTCAGtaagagggaaaagaaaggTGATCTACATCGATTCAAAACTCAAGCTCGTTGTATACCACTCCCTCCTCGCATGCTAAAGACCTGTATTAATGTTACAAACACAAACGTGTTTTAATAGCTGCAGGATTTTAATTTGATGTAATTCCCCGAGAGTTAGAGCTAAATCTACAGCCTGAAGGTGTCACAGTAGCACTCACTCCTCTTGTCGTGCTTGCGGTGCTCGGTATCTCCTTTCATGCTGTAGTCCAGTTTCATCAGGATTGGCTCCAAGCCCGTGTACATCCTCTGGATCAGTTCGTGGTACACCACCAGCGGCCACAGCAGCACGCTCAGGACTGAACAGATGCACAGACAAAACATTCACAACGTTATACTGCCCTTATTCTTCACGAGTATCAAAGCAAGATGCTCCAAATGCACATGGAGTGTATGCAAGAAAGGCTGATTTTTAATGAGGATCACATTACCTGATCTATGAATGAGGTATAAGGAGTTACATTTTAACAGTTGATAGAAAAATATCCATATgctacaaaatattaaaatacaagcATGACCTATTAGATAAACATTAACCTACACCAACAGGATTCCTGATATTTAGTAAATGCATTAACAAGGAATGCAAGACCACAAGGAAATGTGATTACTCCATTGACTGCAATTATTACCTATTATCACACACTCTCTGTCATGACATGCACACATCCAATGGAAATTTAGGGCTTAGcacaacagtttaaaaaaaaaaaaaaaaaaaaaaagtcaattagGCAAGAGGTGACTCACCTATAATATAGGAGATCATGATTCCTGGAACATAATGTCCAACCACACCAAGTACAAAGCAGCCACTACACATCATCACACAGAACTGGGAAACAGAACAAGTAAGAGAAATTAGGCTTAGATGAGGAAGTGGAAAAAGTGGCATCTCTGGAGGTGTGTGGCGTGTTTGTGTATGATATGTCTGGATGAGTTCTCACAACTGGCAACGTGCCGTACCTTGCCATGGTTCTGTCGTTTGTACTGCAGCATCTCCTGCAGGTACAGGCAGCAGGTCAGGTAGCTCTCAGCCAGGTGGTGGCTGAGCTCAGGAATACTGAGCAGACGCTGCTCCACGCTCACTGTTTCACTGTACGcaaacaagaacacacacacacacacacacacacaaacaaacaaacacaggaagagagtgagaaaaTCAAGActtgaaaagaatgaaaatctATACTTAAGGTACTTCAAGCTGTATTTAAATGACTGCAGAGAGCAGGTAGTGTAGGATTCCATGTTAATgtgatgacacacacagagatgaacaCAAATACAACTGACTAAACTAGACCAGTAGCCTATAATTATTTCTGATGATATGGTGTGACATGTGAGGAAAATGTCATAAACATAAAGACAGGACTTCACGCTGTTGGAATTTAACATATGCTCTTATTTTGAACTACTACAGGATATGAAGACACAAGAGCAGTGTcatgaagaaaaatatattgcaaATAATATGCTCACACTACACACCTTTGTACAGGGTGAGCCTCTGCATGTTGAACTACAGtaggagaaaaacacacaattagTAGCATATCAtgaacaaaaaatgtgttttagtaAACAAATCAAATGGCCATTTTTTCAGGATTACCATAGAGCCTCAAGGGGTGGAAagattattttacaaaatgtgtttttaatgtttctgcttGTGGTTCTTGGAGCATAAAAACACGTTTATTTTGCCACATCTGATATGATGCAGTGTGTTTGATTACATATTTatagaaaaatcaaacaatccTACACTGGTTGTATGCGGGAAACCTAAACTAAAACCTAAACTTGATTAGAATGTAAGATTTCCCATCCGGTATGCATTACCTGATACATAAGAATACTAATAATAACACTATGCTTATTTTCAATAGATTTAGAATCTTTCAGTCACATATTTGCTTGAGGATTTCCCACCTTGACAAGGCAAAACCACTGCAGGAAAAATAAAGCTTGTAAAATCTCACAAATACTTGTATGAAAGTGAACACTGAATGCTGAATATTCAAGAACTGTCAGTTATCAGCAGCTTCAAATCAATAGCAACACGGTATTTGCAATGGAAACCACTCCTGATTAAAAGATTTTTATAGTATCATGACTATGAACAATTTGATGTCTCTACTGGAAACC includes these proteins:
- the retreg2 gene encoding reticulophagy regulator 2; its protein translation is MASEEEARRHPSVTSSSVGLEALFPAGTSEQACGDANPELVRLRERLQGWLSQYEPLLLWVQRLLVWERPLYSITVALTLNTLFWLLSSTSLRPLFLLSVSLLGLMLLERWKPKLPIITVQHAEAHPVQSETVSVEQRLLSIPELSHHLAESYLTCCLYLQEMLQYKRQNHGKFCVMMCSGCFVLGVVGHYVPGIMISYIIVLSVLLWPLVVYHELIQRMYTGLEPILMKLDYSMKGDTEHRKHDKRKVKKEVEEGDEPRAETESESEEELSCFAPTVDVKTTALAMAITDSELSDEEASILESGGFSVSRATTPQLTDVSEDLDQQSLHSEPEESYLRDLPEFPSVEEFPSIEHNLLHFPLRGPGQGDGAQPGAQSEGEPLSPASLLIQHLASPLHFVNTHFNGHGRPPGSEEGMLPVPGAGEEAGGQEGEEKEAVTQGAQRSLEALSEEIVSTAISTVVQNTLSALLRSSEASEEPTLAEFLPTEIPPGALETSNQPTDTTANTTITTIGALGADGDPDEAITTESGAGEEMPDDTLVPTEEEDFELLDQSELEQLDEGLDLSSDRQVVGGASGAPETPPSPQHQPQS